One window from the genome of Lutra lutra chromosome X, mLutLut1.2, whole genome shotgun sequence encodes:
- the LOC125092190 gene encoding coiled-coil domain-containing protein 169-like — MGDGRGDNFEGMSTDRLKLELLEEIHMKDLVQLSVLEIRHKIVELEAKLNTNNESGEWKTRYEAQLELNVQLEKQIVTLKEKMEKIRGNPSDRLASIRVYERMPVESLNTLLKQLEKEKRSLENQVKNCALRLEQESRAYHKTSDERRTYLAEMSHISGSHQVSKRQQMDQFHRIKENHVKAGRHNPANQKIVNAKKGPAKKITRTNHLPKLNP; from the coding sequence ATGGGGGACGGTAGAGGGGACAACTTTGAAGGTATGAGCACTGATCGCCTTAAACTGGAGTTATTGGAAGAAATCCATATGAAAGACTTGGTACAGCTCTCAGTACTTGAAATAAGACACAAGATAGTGGAACTGGAAGCCAAACTCAATACTAACAATGAAAGTGGTGAATGGAAAACCCGTTATGAAGCACAACTTGAACTGAACGTTCAACTAGAAAAGCAAATTGTTACTctcaaagagaaaatggaaaaaatccgTGGAAATCCTTCAGATAGACTAGCTTCTATTCGTGTCTATGAGAGAATGCCAGTGGAATCCTTAAATACATTACTTAaacagctagaaaaagaaaaaaggagtctTGAAAATCAAGTGAAAAACTGTGCCCTTAGACTGGAACAAGAGTCAAGAGCTTACCACAAAACCAGTGATGAACGCCGCACATACCTAGCTGAAATGTCTCACATCTCTGGCTCACACCAAGTTTCTAAAAGGCAACAGATGGATCAATTTCATAGAATTAAAGAGAATCATGTGAAAGCAGGAAGACATAATCCAGCTAATCAGAAGATAGTAAATGCCAAGAAAGGACCAGCAAAAAAGATCACAAGAACAAACCATCTTCCAAAACTCAATCCATGA